Proteins co-encoded in one Micropterus dolomieu isolate WLL.071019.BEF.003 ecotype Adirondacks linkage group LG19, ASM2129224v1, whole genome shotgun sequence genomic window:
- the LOC123958344 gene encoding membrane-spanning 4-domains subfamily A member 4A-like: MEGSESTPRERTTGQAGNQEADLKPLMSSKPLHRFIRKEPRILGIVIVIFGCAEILMGFQLASESVNTSCKIYVPFWQGALFLVCGSLSIYTEVHPSKKMVTVCLAMYVVSLLGIIVSVGYRLYCFSSYNFIKYGVINGWHEDLTIDAVDQLIGIEGILFTSSLCVLVLLIFLSAVARLALRSTHTQVIVHCIPGALSDTTSN, encoded by the exons ATGGAGGGATCTGAGTCAACACCTAGAGAGAGAACAACAGGACAGGCTGGGAATCAGGAGGCAGACCTAAAGCCCCTGATGTCCAGCAAGCCTCTGCATCGCTTCATCCGAAAAGAGCCCAGAATTCTAGgg ATTGTCATTGTGATCTTTGGCTGTGCAGAGATCCTGATGGGATTTCAGCTGGCCAGTGAAAGTGTGAATACTTCTTGTAAAATCTACGTTCCCTTCTGGCAGGGAGCCCTG tttcttGTCTGTGGAAGCCTGTCAATCTACACTGAGGTACATCCGTCCAAGAAGATG GTGACCGTGTGTTTGGCCATGTACGTGGTTTCCCTCTTGGGAATCATAGTCTCTGTTGGCTACAGGTTGTACTGCTTCTCCTCATATAACTTCATTAAGTATGGGGTGATAAATGGCTGGCACGAAGACTTGACCATAGACGCTGTG GATCAGCTTATAGGCATCGAAGGCATATTGTTCACTTCCTCGCTGTGTGTATTGGTACTTCTCATCTTCTTGAGTGCCGTCGCACGTTTAGCACTGAGATCCACGCACACTCAG GTTATTGTCCACTGCATCCCGGGAGCGCTGAGTGACACAACATCAAACTGA
- the tmco6 gene encoding transmembrane and coiled-coil domain-containing protein 6 — MWRLNKVRHKAARQGDSLEELKLKRREHEKALRQARRDRQLVSKRLLLNEDEDQPEVTMDTNSGEQDVVSLFHRLQHTGPERETHLRALSKALRDPSAQLTFIKQENSIHLLVGLLTGSNATCRLQAVRCLHELSHSPHTNVAPTCLPATPYLLTYLSGQSTKFTELCLYTLGNLCPDSDVVKDKLLAQGIIPALTNCIENQRHNLAVVEAVWFTLSQLLQAKDAAEKIVPMVLASSLPSHLLSVLTPDPKFGLAPAIECAWCLHYLTCSVKDNGVLLAHGALPRCSSLLVSLGGAVAEGNKEEEMELLICPLLRCVGNLLSSCPVEDLSTQAGDVRIVVALCAFLQAYLQTQPALARESAWVLNNLTAYSSAFCSALLTLNLVPGLIRLLPLSQGINTMVLRVLANIAHKKKEFGVQLAQLGLLSALCATLKMANHEMVTLSMDVLFMLVVSAPQVAEEFVRQDGLSLLEALQYNSEGEIRQRATHLVEHHLLSYSSICSVDNTPCS, encoded by the exons ATGTGGAGGTTAAACAAAGTTCGCCACAAAGCCGCTCGACAGGGCGACAGCTTGGAGGAGCTCAAGTTAAAGAGACGAGAGCATGAAAAGG CACTGAGACAGGCCCgcagagacagacagctggTGAGCAAGAGACTCCTGCTGAATGAAGATGAGGACCAGCCAGAGGTCACCATGGACACTAACTCAGGAGAACAG GACGTGGTCAGTTTGTTCCACAGACTTCAACACACCGGGCCGGAGAGGGAGACCCACTTGAGAGCCTTGAGTAAAGCCCTCCGCGACCCATCAGCACAGCTCACCTTCATCAA GCAGGAGAATAGTATACATCTTCTGGTTGGTCTCCTCACTGGCTCTAACGCTACGTGTCGTCTGCAGGCTGTTCGGTGTCTTCATGAGCTGTCTCACTCTCCCCACACCAACGTGGCACCAACCTGTCTGCCTGCCACCCCCTACCTGCTCACCTACCTGTCTGGCCAGAGCACCAAGTTCACT GAGCTGTGTCTCTACACGCTTGGTAATTTATGCCCAGACAGTGATGTGGTAAAAGACAAACTCCTGGCCCAGGGAATCATACCAGCTCTGACTAACTGTATAGAG aatCAGAGACATAACCTTGCGGTGGTGGAAGCCGTGTGGTTCACCCTCTCTCAGCTTCTCCAGGCCAAAGATGCAGCAGAGAAAATAGTCCC gaTGGTCCTGGCCTCCAGTTTACCTTCACACTTGTTATCAGTCCTGACTCCTGATCCAAAGTTTGGCCTGGCACCTGCCATTGAGTGTGCGTGGTGTCTGCACTACCTCACATGCAG TGTTAAGGATAATGGAGTGCTGTTGGCTCATGGGGCCCTTCCGCGTTGCAGTTCCCTGTTAGTGTCACTAGGTGGCGCTGTGGCTGAAGGAAACAAAGAAGAGGAAATGGAGCTG CTCATCTGTCCTCTGCTGAGGTGCGTTGGAAATCTCTTGTCCTCCTGTCCAGTGGAGGACCTGAGCACTCAAGCGGGTGACGTTCGTATTGTGGTTGCTCTGTGTGCATTTCTGCAGGCCTACCTGCAGACTCAGCCAGCCTTGGCCAGAGAGAGCGCCTGGGTCCTCAACAACCTCACGG CTTACTCCAGTGCCTTCTGCTCGGCTCTGCTGACTCTCAACTTGGTCCCTGGACTGATCCGGCTCCTCCCTTTGTCTCAAGGCATCAATACCATG GTCCTGAGGGTTTTGGCAAATATTGCCCACAAGAAAAAGGAGTTCGGTGTCCAGCTGGCCCAGCTGGGATTGCTGTCTGCCCTCTGTGCCACACTTAAAATGGCCAACCACGAGATGGTGACCCTGAGTATGGATGTCCTGTTCATGCTGGTAGTTAGTGCTCCACAG GTAGCAGAGGAGTTTGTGAGGCAAGACGGGCTGTCACTGTTAGAAGCCCTTCAGTACAACAGTGAAGGAGAGATTAGACAAAGAGCTACACATCTCGTGGAGCACCACCTACTTTCCTACTCATCCATTTGCTCG GTGGACAACACCCCATGTTCCTGA
- the LOC123958385 gene encoding axoneme-associated protein mst101(2)-like produces the protein MSLDASKHELIQLIHRHLKEHGFHSAADELQRHIPQRETKTRAALLDIYSSWLNDSKKKRQPDSAKLSNFKGRTPAKATKIQTPNASNQIQADGNDRSSDSEDLSQSLLPQASISKWTPVKQQKSTPRAKSVKKDKPAKKAETQKKKSVPEKRKKGEGKSAEKVLKVKKPKARTKAKVVAAGGDDSDSDSSLDVEKWKKLVLQMTEADVVKMDTIDALDSSAPQPKKKRVRKPRAKPPAKTCTPVKKNNGTVEKNVKVEEKAMMETPAKNNKPKRSSPEKTAPVTSSATPSQELNISSVEDRPAKSTLSPSKQTPKKEKRKVATPSEEKTDETSEPKKKKKKKTEDKAEENTNETGEEHSKKKNKGTEQEFGDKPAEEKVAKGTKGDSKKNEIEEMMEKNNIGNVDNEEISESIVHEKKAKKKKKEKTEHEENSEQVAEEKTADSKDNSVQITEEKKAKKKKKTADSEEKSEQKVEDKENSEQMAEEKKAKKKKKTFDSEENSEEIAEEKKAKKKKTAVREDTSEQKAEEDKESSEQIAEKTEKKKETANSDENSEQIIKVKKAKKKRENPDEEISVQLDEEKKKKKKKKDRADHNEEQVAEEKTTTEKSESSDREEKPDQVTVKKKKKDSSLNKDSVDTEPLPPLNPSTPTTEKKKKKSKLKSAEVPETPAVSVQDDAATQTLQTPSSDTHKKKKKSSKSAES, from the exons ATGTCTTTGGACGCATCAAAGCACGAGCTGATCCAGTTAATCCACCGCCATTTGAAGGAGCATGGTTTCCACTCCGCTGCAGATGAGCTACAGAGGCACATCCCACAG AGGGAGACAAAAACACGGGCAGCATTATTGGACATCTACAGTTCATGGTTAAA TGActcaaaaaagaaaaggcagcCGGACTCAGCCAAGCTGTCCAATTTTAAAGGAAGGACTCCAGCTAAGG CTACAAAAATCCAAACTCCAAACGCCTCCAATCAGATTCAAGCTGATGGCAACGACAGGAGCTCAGATAGCGAGGATCTGAGTCAGAGTCTGCTGCCACAG GCATCAATATCAAAATGGACACcggtaaaacaacagaaatcaACACCAAGAGCCAAGAGCGTAAAGAAAGATAAACCTGCAAAAAAagcagagacacaaaaaaagaag tctgtgccagagaaaaggaaaaaaggtgAAGGTAAATCTGCAGAAAAGGTCCTCAAGGTGAAGAAACCAAAGGCCCGAACAAAAGCCAAGGTTGTTGCTGCTGGAGGAGATGATTCAGACTCTGACAGCAGTCTGGATGtggagaaatggaagaaactGGTCCTGCAGATGACAG AGGCTGACGTAGTCAAGATGGACACCATTGATGCTCTGGACTCGTCTGCGCCACAGCccaagaaaaagagagtgagaaaaCCCCGGGCTAAGCCTCCCGCAAAAACCTGCACTCCCGTTAAAAAGAATAACGGGACGGTTGAAAAGAATGTAAAGGTGGAAGAGAAGGCCATGATGGAAACACCAGCCAAGAATAATAAACCCAAGAGAAGCAGTCCCGAAAAGACGGCACCTGTGACATCCTCTGCAACCCCAAGCCAAGAGCTAAACATCAGCTCTGTAGAGGACAGACCAGCTAAATCCACTCTGTCCCCGTCAAAACAGACgccaaagaaagagaaaaggaaagttGCAACTCCCAGTGAAGAAAAAACTGATGAGACATCTGAgcccaagaagaagaagaagaagaagactgaaGACAAGGCGGAAGAGAATACAAATGAGACTGGTGAAGAACACAGTAAGAAGAAGAATAAAGGCACAGAGCAAGAGTTTGGTGACAAACCTGCAGAGGAGAAAGTGGCAAAAGGAACAAAGGGAGATAGCAAAAAGAATGAGATTGAAGAAATGATGGAGAAGAACAATATTGGGAATGTCGACAATGAAGAAATTTCAGAGTCAATAGTGCATGAAAAGAAagccaagaagaagaaaaaggagaaaactgAACATGAGGAAAATTCAGAACAGGTAGCTGAGGAAAAGACAGCAGATAGTAAGGACAATTCAGTGCAGATAACTGAAGAAAAGAAagccaagaagaagaaaaagacagctGATAGTGAGGAAAAATCTGAACAAAAAGttgaagacaaagaaaattcAGAGCAGATGGctgaagaaaagaaagcaaagaagaagaaaaagacttTTGATAGTGAGGAGAATTCAGAGGAGATAGCTGAAGAGAAGaaagcaaagaagaaaaagacagctGTTAGAGAGGACACATCTGAGCAAAAGGctgaagaagacaaagaaagttCAGAGCAGATAGCTgaaaaaacagagaagaaaaaggagacGGCTAATAGCGACGAAAATTCAGAGCAgataattaaagttaaaaaagcTAAGAAGAAAAGGGAGAATCCTGATGAAGAAATATCAGTGCAGCtagatgaagaaaagaaaaagaaaaagaaaaaaaaggacaggGCTGATCATAATGAGGAGCAGGTAGCTGAAGAGAAGACGACGACGGAGAAATCAGAGAGcagtgacagagaggaaaagcCAGATCAGGTTActgtgaagaaaaagaaaaaggactcATCACTGAACAAGGATTCAGTTGACACAGAGCCGCTACCTCCACTCAACCCATCAACTCCaacaacagagaagaagaaaa AGAAGAGCAAGTTGAAATCAGCTGAAGTCCCAGAAACCCCTGCAGTTTCTGTCCAAGACGACGCAGCAACACAAACCCTCCAAACACCCTCAAGTGACACCCACAAAAAG AAAAAGAAGTCCTCCAAGAGCGCCGAGTCGTGA
- the arsia gene encoding arylsulfatase I, translating into MATTALTGFSMMSLLSLGYLTWDLMGPNQVENEPDRTFVDSSPVPQRPHIIFIMTDDQGFNDIGYHGSDIRTPALDKLAADGVKLENYYIQPICTPSRSQLITGRYQIHTGLQHSIIRPRQPNCLPFDQVTLPQRLQELGYSTHMVGKWHLGFYKKDCLPTRRGFDTYFGSLTGSVNYYTYDSCDGPGRCGFDLHEGESVAWGQRGKYSTHLYTQRVRKILATHDPQSQPLFIYLSFQAVHTPLQSPREYIYPYRGLENVARRKYAAMVTAVDEAVRNITYALRKYGYYQNSVIVFSTDNGGQPLSGGSNWPLRGRKGTYWEGGIRGLGFVHSPLLRRKRRVSKALVHITDWYPTLVGLAGGNESLTEGVDGYDVWEAISEGKESPRLEILHNIDPLYNHARSGSLQKGYGIWDTAVQASIRAGDWKLLTGDPGYGDWTPPQMLPGFPGGWWNLERHTEPRKSVWLFNVSGDPYERVDLSEQRPDVVKDLLARLVYYNRTAVPVRYPSEDLRADPHLNGGAWVSWVGDEEEDSWDSVYQKKNKDWKKKLKLSKSSLFFRRLNTRIMSNRI; encoded by the exons ATGGCAACAACAGCACTGACCGGGTTCTCTATGATGAGCCTGCTCAGCCTCGGATACCTGACCTGGGACCTGATGGGTCCTAACCAGGTGGAAAACGAGCCCGACCGAACTTTTGTCGACAGTTCTCCTGTGCCTCAGCGCCctcacatcattttcatcatgACAGACGATCAGGGATTCAACGACATCGGCTACCACGGCTCTGACATCAGGACACCGGCGCTGGACAAGCTGGCTGCGGACGGAGTGAAGCTGGAGAATTATTACATTCAGCCAATCTGCACCCCGTCCCGCAGTCAGCTCATCACTGGCAG GTACCAAATTCACACCGGTCTGCAGCACTCCATCATCCGGCCCCGCCAGCCCAACTGCCTCCCCTTTGACCAGGTCACCCTCCCCCAGAGACTGCAGGAGCTTGGCTATTCCACCCACATGGTCGGCAAGTGGCACCTGGGCTTCTATAAGAAGGATTGCCTGCCCACTCGCCGTGGCTTCGACACATACTTTGGCTCCCTGACGGGCAGTGTGAATTACTACACCTATGACTCCTGTGACGGCCCTGGGCGGTGTGGCTTCGATCTCCATGAGGGGGAGTCGGTCGCCTGGGGTCAGAGGGGCAAATACTCCACCCATCTCTACACACAGAGGGTCCGCAAGATCCTGGCAACCCATGATCCTCAGTCCCAGCCACTGTTCATCTACCTCTCCTTCCAAGCTGTTCACACGCCCCTGCAGTCTCCGCGGGAGTACATCTACCCGTACCGTGGGCTGGAAAACGTGGCGCGCAGGAAATACGCTGCTATGGTCACAGCTGTAGACGAGGCAGTACGAAATATAACATACGCTCTTCGCAAGTATGGTTACTACCAGAACAGTGTCATCGTCTTCTCTACTGACAACGGAGGCCAGCCTTTGTCTGGTGGCAGTAACTGGCCGCTCAGAGGACGTAAAGGCACCTACTGGGAAGGCGGCATCCGGGGTTTGGGGTTCGTCCACAGCCCTCTgttgaggaggaagaggagagtgaGTAAAGCCCTGGTTCACATCACTGACTGGTACCCTACACTGGTGGGATTAGCAGGTGGAAATGAGTCCCTGACTGAGGGGGTGGACGGTTATGATGTATGGGAAGCCATCAGTGAGGGGAAGGAGTCGCCCAGGTTGGAGATTCTCCACAATATTGACCCTCTGTATAACCATGCACGCAGTGGCTCACTACAAAAAGGATATGGGATTTGGGATACAGCCGTGCAGGCCTCTATACGAGCTGGAGACTGGAAACTCCTAACAGGAGACCCCGGCTACGGAGACTGGACACCGCCACAGATGCTTCCAGGTTTCCCCGGCGGCTGGTGGAACCTGGAGCGCCACACCGAACCACGGAAATCTGTGTGGCTTTTCAACGTCTCCGGAGACCCCTACGAACGTGTTGACCTCTCTGAGCAGAGACCAGATGTTGTCAAAGACCTGCTGGCTAGATTGGTGTACTACAATCGCACTGCAGTGCCAGTAAGGTACCCATCAGAGGACCTACGGGCTGACCCCCACCTGAATGGAGGTGCCTGGGTGTCCTGGGtaggagatgaggaggaggacagcTGGGACAGTGTCTACCAGAAAAAGAACAAGGATTGGAAGAAGAAGCTTAAACTGTCCAAAAgcagtttgtttttcaggaGACTCAACACTAGGATCATGTCCAACAGGATAtag